Proteins co-encoded in one Novosphingobium sp. PP1Y genomic window:
- the dapA gene encoding 4-hydroxy-tetrahydrodipicolinate synthase, which yields MFSGSIPALVTPFRDGAFDEQAFRRLVDWQIECGSSALVPCGTTGENSTLSNAEHHRVIEVCIEQAAGRVPIIAGCGSNDTMNALLHMNFSKKCGAAAALVVAPYYNKPSQEGLLAHFSYLAENAELPIVLYNVPGRTVTDLRPETVCELARRFPDTFIGIKDASGDLSRVTDHRRGIGKEFAQLCGDDELALPFNAAGGVGCISVTANVAPKLCAEFQAACAANDLEESRRLNDLLYPLHYAMFEDSSPGPCKYALAQVHDWIENELRLPLVPCNDKARAAVDEALVHAGLL from the coding sequence ATGTTCTCGGGGTCCATTCCTGCTCTTGTCACACCGTTTCGCGACGGGGCGTTCGACGAGCAGGCTTTCCGTCGCCTGGTCGACTGGCAGATCGAATGCGGCTCCTCCGCGCTCGTGCCATGCGGCACGACTGGCGAGAATTCGACGCTTTCCAACGCCGAGCACCACCGCGTCATCGAGGTCTGCATCGAGCAGGCGGCCGGGCGCGTGCCGATCATTGCCGGCTGCGGCAGTAACGATACGATGAATGCGCTTCTCCACATGAATTTTTCGAAGAAGTGCGGAGCCGCTGCCGCACTGGTGGTTGCGCCCTACTACAACAAGCCGAGCCAGGAGGGCCTGCTCGCCCATTTCAGCTATCTGGCTGAAAATGCTGAGCTGCCTATCGTGCTTTATAACGTGCCGGGCCGCACCGTGACCGACCTTCGCCCCGAGACCGTATGCGAACTGGCGCGCCGTTTCCCGGATACCTTTATCGGTATAAAGGATGCGAGCGGGGACCTCAGCCGCGTGACAGACCACCGCCGCGGCATCGGCAAGGAATTCGCGCAGCTTTGCGGCGACGACGAACTGGCGCTGCCGTTCAACGCAGCGGGCGGCGTCGGCTGCATTTCGGTGACGGCGAACGTCGCGCCCAAGCTCTGTGCCGAGTTCCAGGCTGCCTGCGCGGCCAACGACCTCGAGGAATCGCGCCGCCTCAACGACCTGCTCTATCCGCTGCACTATGCCATGTTCGAGGACAGCTCGCCGGGCCCATGCAAGTACGCACTGGCGCAGGTCCATGACTGGATCGAGAACGAACTGCGCCTGCCGCTCGTCCCCTGCAATGACAAGGCCCGCGCCGCGGTCGACGAAGCTCTGGTCCACGCCGGCCTGCTCTGA
- a CDS encoding S9 family peptidase, giving the protein MRKILLATASLIAAPLPSLADAAPPPLEAYGELPSVEDIAISPSGNLATIAWIAGMRRIVTFDPTGRPTINAPTGDAKIRGLNWADDDILLITNSATVGLGPYFAASKYELSGTLILSVSNPKPELVFAGTSSIANTTRGSYGIRRINGKTVGYFGGIGMGRSMGNSYFKHGRALLYAVDLPTNRARQVASAPAENHYRDWLVDTRGQVAATLDIADFNGSWQIENANNEVIASGISATGDVSLLWFGYDGSTVIYATEDEDGSSHWFEVPLAGGQAREILADVAVSRTYVDPASSRMLGYRERGDEPKAVMADPKVNSTLAKIFAAFPGRRISLKDWTPDFSKILVRTEGNRDSGTWFKVDLATRKALPIGDERPAIGPDDVGPISRVSYTAADGLEMDGILTLPPGREAKNLPVIMLPHGGPSAQDDIGFDWWAQAFASRGYAVFQPNFRGSTNRDDAFRHAGDGQWGRKMQTDITDGLAELVRQGIVDPRRACIVGASYGGYAALAGVTLQHGFYRCAVSVAGVSDVDLMYQTDLTESGRSRMTGRALRAQLGDSKSYEEISPRRFADNADAPVQLIHGKDDTVVPFKQSAVMADALKDAGKPYEMVVLDGEDHWLSRSETRKEMLSAAMRFVQEHNPAN; this is encoded by the coding sequence GTGCGAAAGATACTTCTTGCCACGGCGAGCCTGATTGCTGCGCCCCTTCCATCGCTTGCCGATGCCGCACCGCCACCGCTCGAGGCTTATGGAGAGTTGCCCAGCGTCGAGGATATCGCGATCTCGCCCTCCGGCAACCTCGCCACGATCGCCTGGATTGCTGGTATGCGCCGGATCGTGACTTTCGATCCTACGGGGCGCCCGACGATCAACGCGCCTACCGGCGATGCCAAAATCAGGGGCCTGAACTGGGCGGATGACGACATTCTCCTGATCACCAACAGCGCAACCGTCGGCCTCGGACCCTACTTCGCGGCGAGTAAGTACGAACTGTCCGGGACGCTCATCCTCTCTGTCAGCAACCCCAAGCCCGAACTCGTTTTCGCCGGAACCAGCTCCATCGCCAACACGACCCGGGGCAGTTACGGAATCCGCAGGATCAACGGCAAGACTGTCGGCTACTTCGGTGGCATCGGCATGGGGCGTTCTATGGGCAACTCCTATTTCAAACATGGACGCGCACTGCTCTATGCGGTTGACCTGCCCACCAACAGGGCGCGGCAAGTGGCCAGCGCACCTGCCGAAAACCACTACAGAGACTGGCTGGTCGACACCCGGGGTCAGGTCGCGGCGACACTCGACATCGCCGATTTCAACGGCTCCTGGCAGATCGAGAATGCCAATAACGAAGTGATCGCAAGCGGGATCAGCGCCACCGGCGACGTCAGCCTGCTGTGGTTCGGATACGACGGTTCGACGGTCATTTACGCAACGGAAGACGAAGATGGATCGTCGCACTGGTTCGAGGTTCCCCTGGCAGGCGGACAGGCGCGGGAAATCCTCGCCGACGTTGCCGTTTCTCGCACTTACGTAGATCCGGCGAGCAGCCGCATGCTCGGCTACCGCGAGCGCGGCGACGAGCCCAAGGCGGTAATGGCCGATCCAAAGGTGAACAGCACGCTCGCCAAGATCTTCGCTGCCTTTCCAGGCCGCAGAATCAGCCTCAAGGACTGGACACCCGACTTTTCGAAGATCCTCGTACGCACCGAAGGCAATCGCGACAGCGGAACCTGGTTCAAGGTCGATCTGGCCACCCGCAAGGCCTTGCCAATCGGCGATGAACGCCCGGCGATTGGCCCCGACGACGTCGGCCCGATTTCGCGCGTCAGCTACACCGCGGCAGACGGACTGGAGATGGACGGCATCCTGACCCTGCCTCCCGGCCGCGAAGCGAAGAACCTTCCGGTCATCATGCTTCCGCACGGCGGACCCTCGGCTCAGGACGATATCGGCTTCGACTGGTGGGCGCAGGCCTTCGCCTCGCGCGGCTATGCAGTTTTCCAGCCCAATTTTCGCGGCTCCACCAACCGCGACGATGCCTTCCGCCACGCCGGGGACGGGCAATGGGGCCGCAAGATGCAGACCGACATCACCGACGGGCTGGCCGAACTGGTTCGGCAAGGGATTGTCGACCCACGCCGCGCCTGCATCGTGGGGGCCAGCTACGGCGGCTATGCCGCGCTTGCAGGCGTTACGCTGCAGCACGGATTCTACCGCTGTGCGGTTTCGGTTGCCGGCGTGTCCGATGTCGACCTGATGTACCAGACCGACCTGACCGAAAGCGGCCGCTCGCGGATGACCGGGCGGGCGCTTCGCGCACAACTGGGCGACAGCAAGTCCTACGAAGAGATCTCGCCGCGTCGATTCGCGGACAACGCCGATGCGCCGGTCCAGCTGATCCACGGCAAGGACGATACCGTCGTCCCGTTCAAGCAGAGCGCAGTCATGGCCGACGCGCTCAAGGACGCTGGCAAGCCTTACGAGATGGTCGTGCTTGACGGCGAGGATCACTGGCTCTCGCGCAGCGAAACCCGCAAGGAGATGCTGAGCGCCGCCATGCGCTTCGTGCAGGAGCACAACCCGGCAAATTGA
- the alaS gene encoding alanine--tRNA ligase has product MQTTNEIRRSFLDYFASNGHEAVQSAPLVPYNDPTLMFVNAGMVPFKNVFTGLETRATPRATSSQKCVRAGGKHNDLDNVGYTARHHTFFEMLGNFSFGDYFKEQAITHAWTLLTKEWALPVEKLLVTVYHTDDEAFDLWKKIAGLPESKIIRIPTKDNFWAMGDDGPCGPCSEIFYDHGDHIWGGPPGSPEEDGDRFIEIWNLVFMQFEQAAGEIVGDLPKPSIDTGMGLERISAVMQGVHDNYDIDTFKALIAASEHLTGVAAEGDSRASHRVIADHLRSTSFLLADGVLPSNEGRGYVLRRIMRRAMRHAHLLGAKDPLMHRLVPALVAEMGQAYPELGRAQPLIEETLEREEVQFRRTLSNGLKLLDEATAEMGEGARLPGETAFKLYDTYGFPYDLTEDALRSRGISVDKDGFDAAMAQQKAAARAAWKGSGQTADNEVWFDIAEREGATEFTGYTSTSGEGRVVALVKDGKEVETASAGDEVIVLTNQTPFYGESGGQVGDAGTITGPGGLAIAIAETAKPLGRLHTMTGKVEAGQIKVGETVNLVVDVVRRDAIRANHSATHLLHAALRNRLGDHVTQKGSMVASDRLRFDFSHPKALEAEDIAAIEAEVNAEIRANDPVMTRLMTPDDAIAAGAMALFGEKYGDEVRVLSMGRSNGGKTYSVELCGGTHVNATGDIGVFRIVSESAVSSGVRRIEALTGEGARQWLVGREEALKNAAGILRTTPEDVEARVAALLDERKKLERELAEAKKALALGGGGAAAAGPADEEVDGVKFSGQVLEGLDPKELRGLLDQAKQRLGSGVAAIVAINEGKASIAVAVTDDLKDKASAVDLVRKGVEALGGKGGGGRPDMAQGGGPDGSKGADAIAAVKAALAG; this is encoded by the coding sequence ATGCAGACGACCAACGAAATCCGCCGGTCCTTCCTCGACTATTTCGCCAGTAATGGTCACGAGGCCGTCCAGTCCGCGCCGCTCGTTCCCTACAACGACCCGACGCTGATGTTCGTGAATGCCGGCATGGTGCCGTTCAAGAACGTGTTCACCGGCCTTGAGACCCGCGCCACCCCGCGCGCGACGTCCTCTCAGAAGTGCGTACGCGCCGGCGGCAAGCACAATGACCTCGACAATGTCGGCTATACCGCGCGCCATCACACTTTCTTCGAAATGCTGGGGAATTTCTCCTTCGGCGATTACTTCAAGGAACAGGCGATCACCCACGCCTGGACCCTGCTGACAAAGGAATGGGCACTTCCGGTCGAGAAGCTGCTGGTGACGGTCTATCACACCGACGACGAGGCCTTCGACCTGTGGAAGAAGATCGCCGGCCTGCCTGAATCGAAGATCATCCGCATTCCCACCAAGGACAATTTCTGGGCGATGGGCGACGATGGCCCGTGCGGTCCGTGCTCGGAAATCTTCTACGACCACGGCGACCACATCTGGGGCGGCCCTCCGGGAAGCCCCGAGGAAGACGGCGACCGCTTCATCGAGATCTGGAACCTCGTGTTCATGCAGTTCGAGCAGGCCGCGGGCGAAATCGTCGGCGATCTGCCCAAGCCCTCGATCGACACCGGCATGGGGCTCGAGCGTATCTCTGCAGTCATGCAGGGCGTCCATGACAATTACGACATCGACACCTTCAAGGCGCTGATCGCCGCTTCCGAGCACCTCACCGGCGTGGCCGCCGAAGGCGACAGCCGCGCGAGCCACCGGGTCATTGCCGATCACTTGCGCTCGACCAGCTTCCTGCTTGCAGACGGCGTGCTGCCGTCGAATGAGGGCCGCGGCTATGTCCTGCGCCGCATCATGCGCCGCGCCATGCGCCATGCGCACCTGCTGGGCGCCAAGGACCCGCTGATGCACCGCCTCGTGCCGGCGCTCGTCGCCGAGATGGGCCAGGCCTATCCCGAGCTCGGCCGCGCGCAGCCGCTCATCGAGGAGACGCTGGAACGCGAGGAAGTGCAGTTCCGCCGGACCCTGTCGAACGGCCTCAAGCTGCTCGACGAAGCCACCGCCGAAATGGGCGAGGGTGCCCGCCTGCCCGGTGAGACCGCGTTCAAGCTCTACGACACTTACGGCTTTCCTTATGACCTGACCGAAGACGCCCTGCGTTCGCGCGGCATCAGCGTCGACAAGGATGGCTTCGACGCCGCCATGGCGCAGCAGAAGGCCGCTGCCCGTGCGGCCTGGAAGGGGTCGGGACAGACCGCCGACAACGAAGTCTGGTTCGACATCGCCGAGCGCGAGGGTGCGACCGAATTCACTGGCTATACTTCGACTTCGGGCGAGGGCCGCGTCGTGGCGCTGGTGAAGGACGGCAAGGAAGTCGAAACCGCTTCGGCCGGCGATGAAGTCATCGTCCTGACCAACCAGACCCCGTTCTACGGCGAATCGGGCGGACAGGTCGGCGATGCAGGCACGATCACCGGTCCCGGCGGCCTTGCCATCGCGATTGCCGAGACCGCCAAGCCGCTTGGCCGCCTGCACACCATGACCGGCAAGGTCGAGGCCGGGCAGATCAAGGTCGGCGAGACGGTGAACCTCGTCGTCGACGTTGTGCGCCGCGATGCGATCCGCGCCAACCACTCGGCCACCCACCTGCTGCACGCCGCCCTGCGCAACCGCCTGGGCGATCACGTCACGCAGAAGGGCTCGATGGTGGCGAGCGATCGCCTGCGCTTCGACTTCTCGCATCCCAAGGCGCTCGAGGCCGAGGACATCGCTGCGATCGAGGCTGAAGTGAACGCCGAGATCCGCGCCAACGATCCGGTCATGACCCGCCTGATGACACCCGACGATGCCATCGCTGCTGGCGCCATGGCGCTGTTCGGCGAGAAGTACGGCGACGAGGTGCGCGTCTTGTCGATGGGCCGCAGCAATGGCGGCAAGACTTACTCTGTCGAGCTGTGCGGCGGCACCCACGTCAACGCAACCGGCGACATCGGCGTGTTTCGCATCGTATCGGAAAGCGCCGTCTCCTCCGGCGTGCGCCGTATCGAGGCGCTGACCGGCGAGGGCGCGCGCCAGTGGCTGGTTGGCCGCGAGGAAGCGCTGAAGAATGCCGCCGGTATTCTGCGCACTACCCCCGAAGACGTCGAAGCCCGCGTCGCGGCCCTGCTCGATGAGCGCAAGAAGCTCGAGCGTGAACTGGCCGAGGCCAAGAAGGCGCTGGCGCTCGGTGGCGGCGGCGCTGCCGCGGCCGGTCCGGCCGACGAGGAAGTCGATGGCGTGAAGTTCTCGGGACAAGTCCTCGAGGGCCTCGATCCCAAGGAACTGCGCGGACTGCTCGACCAGGCCAAGCAGCGCCTCGGTTCGGGCGTGGCGGCGATCGTGGCGATCAACGAGGGCAAGGCATCCATCGCCGTGGCCGTGACCGACGATCTCAAGGACAAGGCCAGCGCGGTCGATCTCGTGCGCAAGGGCGTCGAGGCGCTCGGCGGCAAGGGCGGCGGCGGTCGTCCGGACATGGCGCAAGGCGGCGGTCCCGACGGTTCGAAGGGCGCCGATGCCATCGCTGCGGTAAAGGCGGCGCTCGCCGGCTGA
- the smpB gene encoding SsrA-binding protein SmpB: protein MARPQHKTFDKKKSVAENRKARFDYHIEDTFEAGIALTGTEVKSLRFGEGSIGESYAEIKNGECWLVNSNVPEFSHGNRYNHVPKRPRKLLLHEREIARLQGAVERKGMTLVPLSIYFNSRGRAKVELALAKGKNAADKRHTIKERDWKREQGRILRDHG from the coding sequence ATGGCACGCCCGCAGCACAAGACATTCGACAAGAAGAAGAGCGTCGCGGAAAACCGCAAGGCCCGCTTCGACTATCACATTGAAGACACTTTCGAGGCCGGCATCGCGCTGACCGGCACGGAGGTGAAATCGCTGCGTTTCGGCGAGGGATCGATCGGCGAATCCTATGCCGAGATCAAGAACGGCGAATGCTGGCTGGTGAACTCCAACGTGCCCGAGTTCAGCCATGGGAATCGCTACAATCATGTGCCCAAGCGGCCGCGCAAGCTGCTGCTGCACGAGCGCGAGATCGCGCGCCTGCAGGGTGCGGTCGAGCGCAAGGGCATGACGCTGGTGCCGCTGTCGATCTACTTCAACAGCCGGGGGCGGGCGAAAGTCGAACTCGCGCTTGCCAAGGGCAAGAACGCCGCCGACAAGCGGCACACGATCAAGGAACGCGACTGGAAGCGCGAGCAGGGCAGGATCTTGCGGGACCACGGATGA
- a CDS encoding DUF2062 domain-containing protein: protein MSALLTRLSAWLHRQMPTHEQLEANRLTAPISRRRELFRFTRRSVPRGVAVGMFVGIFALIPGVQIVGAALMCVPVRGNIPLAAAVTFISNPFTTILIILPLAVAIGNSFGFHADVETVNAMVRSGAGVHEWWSWLLSDTAPAIVIGLFVQSVVASVVSYFVTVWFWRFWIGRKHRARLRRSGRDFDS from the coding sequence ATGAGCGCGCTGCTGACCCGCCTGTCAGCCTGGCTCCATCGCCAGATGCCCACGCACGAGCAACTCGAGGCGAATCGGCTTACCGCTCCCATCTCGCGGCGACGCGAATTGTTCCGCTTTACCCGCCGCTCGGTCCCGCGCGGCGTTGCCGTCGGAATGTTCGTCGGCATCTTCGCGCTGATCCCCGGCGTGCAGATCGTGGGCGCTGCGTTGATGTGCGTGCCGGTTCGCGGCAACATTCCGCTGGCCGCCGCGGTTACCTTCATCAGCAATCCGTTCACGACGATCCTGATTATTCTGCCGCTGGCCGTAGCAATCGGAAACAGTTTCGGCTTTCACGCCGATGTCGAAACCGTGAACGCCATGGTCCGTTCAGGTGCGGGCGTGCACGAATGGTGGTCGTGGCTGCTTTCGGATACTGCGCCCGCCATCGTTATCGGATTGTTTGTGCAATCGGTGGTAGCGTCCGTCGTTAGCTATTTTGTCACTGTATGGTTCTGGCGTTTCTGGATAGGGCGCAAGCATCGTGCAAGGCTCAGGCGTTCTGGTCGGGATTTCGATTCGTGA
- a CDS encoding DUF2062 domain-containing protein, whose translation MPSREDFERNRWIAPIAHRVLSPELWRYTRRSVPRGVALGLFAGFIVPVGQIFLAAFLALPARANVSIAALVTFVTNPFTLPFWVVVANRVGRFFLHVDPTGVASAVGSGMDHSGWDTLVWFAQSAGFAAVGFIVLAIVASALGYVLSGLIWRSWIGRKHRARRLRHAQARAEREARAREAGASLEAAA comes from the coding sequence ATGCCTTCGCGGGAGGATTTCGAGCGCAATCGCTGGATAGCGCCGATCGCCCACCGCGTGCTCAGCCCGGAACTGTGGCGTTATACCCGCCGCTCGGTGCCGCGCGGGGTGGCGCTTGGGCTTTTCGCCGGTTTCATCGTCCCTGTCGGGCAGATCTTCCTTGCCGCGTTCCTCGCGCTTCCAGCGCGCGCCAATGTGTCGATCGCCGCGCTCGTTACCTTCGTGACCAATCCTTTCACCTTGCCGTTCTGGGTGGTGGTCGCCAATCGGGTGGGTCGCTTCTTCCTGCATGTCGATCCCACGGGAGTGGCGTCCGCGGTCGGCAGCGGCATGGACCACAGCGGCTGGGATACGCTCGTCTGGTTCGCTCAGTCCGCGGGGTTCGCTGCCGTCGGCTTCATCGTGCTTGCCATCGTCGCTTCAGCGCTCGGCTATGTTCTTTCTGGCCTGATCTGGCGCAGCTGGATCGGCCGCAAGCACCGTGCCCGCCGCCTTCGCCACGCCCAGGCCCGTGCCGAGCGCGAGGCCCGCGCCCGCGAGGCCGGTGCGTCGCTTGAGGCGGCTGCGTGA
- a CDS encoding PAS domain-containing sensor histidine kinase, producing the protein MRQGRQTDFLVVGLAMAFSVLLVGLATQDSLATSVYLGAIVALAGLAWLIVRNRPQEAEAEFAQPDWSVTVAAIDRPDMAIAVTDRAGRLTCANASFEAWFGTGYAPPRLPLDELSLERLADASRAAWRDGAASADVAAGPEYPGGARQWRIEVRRSGRGDDFLVWRIAPVSSVDLIGDIVTQLEGKLGKGLARAGIGAALVEPDGMIRAASKGFALRAAGDEAIDLTGEDFVSLLSQEEGERIGWARDNGRGSPLVLYHVPVADPDSPVEPDPNTTPSLMLVMEAGQGIGAAGGGGNSAPHLEALLSQLPLGLAMADRDGHLLFANPAFMRAAGREGQDPPTYPTDLVVREDKRALSESIRRFAQGPAAAGDIAIRLTAQPDDPVSLSLAGVRGLGEPAVLLGLTDTSEETRLKRQVAQATKMQAVGQLAGGVAHDFNNVLTAILGTCDLMLMRHTPGDSDYDDIQQIRANSNRAASLTRQLLAFSRQQTLRPEVLQLPDVVADVSQMLRRLIGEKIELVVSHDRDLGPVRADPTQLEQVIVNLAVNARDAMQSSSAKKGGDGSGVLTLATRKVTTTDVRAMRSEIIPAGEYTALIVEDTGGGIAPEHLGKIFEPFFTTKEQGKGTGLGLSTVYGIVKQSGGFIFAESEVGKGTRFIVYLPVYHVAPGTTPTPSVKEEAPVLSQWAGGGRILLVEDEDPVRMVAERSLTRQGYEVTSARDGEEGLALVEEGGQFDIVVSDVVMPSLDGPAMAREIRRLQPNLPVLFMSGYAEEQLRKEIGLSNAWFMPKPFSVQQLSEKVGEVLARTAK; encoded by the coding sequence ATGCGCCAGGGTCGCCAGACCGACTTCCTGGTGGTCGGCCTCGCGATGGCTTTCAGCGTGTTGCTGGTCGGTCTCGCCACTCAGGATTCGCTCGCCACTTCCGTCTATCTCGGCGCGATCGTTGCCTTGGCGGGGCTGGCCTGGTTGATCGTTCGCAACCGGCCTCAGGAGGCCGAGGCCGAGTTCGCCCAGCCTGACTGGTCGGTAACGGTCGCCGCGATCGACCGGCCGGACATGGCCATTGCCGTGACCGATCGCGCCGGACGGCTGACTTGCGCCAATGCCAGCTTCGAGGCGTGGTTCGGCACCGGTTACGCGCCGCCGCGCCTTCCGCTCGACGAACTTTCGCTTGAACGTCTTGCCGATGCCAGCCGCGCAGCCTGGCGCGACGGCGCCGCTTCGGCCGATGTGGCCGCCGGGCCCGAGTATCCCGGCGGAGCGCGGCAGTGGCGGATCGAAGTGCGCCGTTCCGGTCGCGGCGACGACTTTCTCGTCTGGCGCATCGCGCCGGTCAGTTCGGTGGACCTCATCGGCGATATCGTGACCCAGCTTGAGGGCAAGCTTGGCAAGGGCCTCGCCCGTGCCGGGATCGGCGCTGCCCTGGTCGAACCGGACGGCATGATCCGCGCCGCCAGCAAGGGTTTCGCGCTGCGCGCTGCCGGCGACGAGGCAATCGATCTCACCGGCGAGGATTTCGTCTCGCTGCTCAGCCAGGAGGAAGGCGAGCGCATCGGCTGGGCGCGCGACAATGGCCGCGGCAGCCCGCTGGTCCTCTATCACGTGCCAGTCGCCGATCCGGACTCGCCGGTCGAGCCAGACCCCAACACGACTCCTTCACTGATGTTGGTGATGGAGGCCGGACAGGGGATCGGCGCAGCGGGCGGCGGCGGGAATTCCGCGCCGCATCTGGAAGCCCTGCTCAGCCAGTTGCCTCTCGGCCTCGCCATGGCCGACCGTGACGGGCACCTCCTGTTCGCCAACCCCGCCTTCATGCGCGCGGCCGGACGCGAAGGGCAGGATCCGCCGACTTATCCCACCGACCTCGTCGTTCGCGAGGACAAGCGTGCGCTGTCCGAATCGATCCGCCGTTTCGCGCAAGGGCCCGCTGCCGCAGGCGACATCGCGATTCGCCTGACTGCGCAGCCCGACGATCCGGTCTCGCTCAGCCTTGCAGGTGTGCGTGGGCTGGGTGAGCCCGCGGTCCTGCTTGGCCTGACCGACACTTCGGAGGAAACCCGGCTCAAGCGGCAGGTCGCCCAGGCCACGAAGATGCAGGCGGTCGGCCAGTTGGCCGGCGGCGTCGCGCATGATTTCAACAATGTGCTGACCGCGATCCTGGGGACCTGCGACCTCATGCTGATGCGCCATACGCCGGGCGACTCGGACTATGACGACATCCAGCAGATCCGCGCCAATTCGAACCGTGCCGCATCGCTGACCCGCCAGCTGCTCGCCTTCTCGCGTCAGCAGACGCTGCGGCCCGAAGTGCTGCAGCTGCCCGACGTCGTTGCCGATGTGTCGCAGATGCTGCGCCGCCTGATCGGTGAGAAGATCGAGCTGGTCGTTTCGCACGACCGCGATCTCGGACCGGTGCGCGCCGACCCGACCCAGCTCGAGCAGGTCATCGTCAACCTCGCGGTCAACGCGCGCGATGCGATGCAGTCGTCCAGCGCCAAGAAGGGCGGTGACGGCTCGGGCGTCCTCACCCTCGCGACGCGCAAGGTGACCACGACCGACGTGCGCGCGATGCGCAGCGAGATCATCCCGGCGGGCGAGTACACCGCGCTCATCGTCGAGGATACCGGAGGCGGCATCGCGCCCGAGCATCTGGGCAAGATCTTCGAGCCGTTCTTCACCACCAAGGAGCAGGGCAAGGGCACCGGGTTGGGGCTTTCGACCGTTTACGGCATCGTCAAGCAGTCGGGCGGCTTCATCTTCGCCGAGAGCGAAGTGGGCAAGGGCACGCGCTTCATCGTCTACCTGCCGGTCTATCACGTTGCTCCGGGCACGACGCCGACTCCGTCGGTCAAGGAAGAGGCGCCCGTGCTGAGCCAGTGGGCCGGCGGCGGGCGCATCCTTCTGGTCGAGGACGAGGACCCGGTGCGCATGGTCGCCGAGCGCTCGCTCACGCGGCAGGGCTACGAAGTCACCAGCGCCCGCGACGGGGAAGAGGGGCTCGCGCTCGTGGAAGAGGGCGGCCAGTTCGATATCGTCGTTTCCGACGTCGTCATGCCTTCGCTCGACGGCCCGGCCATGGCGCGCGAAATCCGCAGGCTGCAGCCGAACCTGCCGGTACTGTTCATGTCGGGTTATGCCGAGGAACAGCTGCGCAAGGAGATCGGCCTGTCGAATGCCTGGTTCATGCCCAAGCCGTTCTCGGTCCAGCAGCTTTCCGAAAAAGTGGGCGAGGTCCTCGCGCGCACGGCCAAGTAA
- the recA gene encoding recombinase RecA has product MAAQLKLIQEGKDKDSMDRQKALDAALAQIDRAFGKGSAMKLGSKETMQVEAISTGSLGLDIALGVGGLPKGRVIEVYGPESSGKTTLALHVIAEAQKAGGTAAFIDAEHALDPVYAKKLGVDIDELIVSQPDTGEQALEITDTLVRSNAIDVLVVDSVAALVPRAEIEGEMGDSHVGLQARLMSQSLRKLTGSINRSKCMVIFINQLRMKIGVMYGNPETTTGGNALKFYASVRLDIRRTGQIKDRDEIIGNATRVKVVKNKVAPPFKQVEFDIMYGEGISKIGEILDLGVKAGIVEKSGAWFSYDSIRIGQGRENSKNYLRENPEVCERLEKAIRAKTEGLAEEMMAGPSDEDGAE; this is encoded by the coding sequence ATGGCTGCTCAGCTCAAGCTGATCCAGGAAGGCAAGGATAAGGACTCCATGGACCGTCAGAAGGCGCTCGACGCAGCGCTCGCCCAGATCGATCGCGCGTTCGGCAAGGGCAGCGCGATGAAGCTCGGCTCGAAGGAGACGATGCAGGTCGAAGCGATCTCGACCGGCTCGCTCGGGCTGGATATTGCGCTTGGAGTCGGCGGACTTCCCAAGGGCCGCGTGATCGAAGTCTACGGGCCGGAAAGCTCGGGCAAGACCACGCTGGCACTGCATGTCATCGCCGAAGCGCAGAAGGCCGGCGGCACCGCTGCCTTCATCGATGCCGAGCACGCGCTCGACCCGGTCTATGCCAAGAAGCTGGGCGTCGACATCGACGAGCTGATCGTCTCGCAGCCCGACACCGGCGAGCAGGCGCTCGAAATCACCGATACGCTGGTGCGCTCGAACGCGATCGACGTGCTGGTGGTCGACTCGGTCGCCGCGCTCGTTCCCCGGGCGGAGATCGAAGGTGAGATGGGCGACAGCCACGTCGGCCTCCAGGCCCGCCTGATGAGCCAGTCGCTGCGCAAGCTGACCGGCTCGATCAACCGTTCGAAGTGCATGGTGATCTTCATCAACCAGCTGCGCATGAAGATCGGCGTCATGTACGGCAACCCGGAGACCACCACCGGCGGCAATGCGCTCAAGTTCTATGCCTCGGTCCGTCTCGACATCCGCCGTACCGGGCAGATCAAGGACCGTGATGAAATCATCGGCAACGCAACCCGCGTGAAGGTGGTCAAGAACAAGGTCGCGCCGCCGTTCAAGCAGGTCGAATTCGACATCATGTACGGCGAGGGCATCTCCAAGATCGGCGAAATTCTCGACCTCGGCGTCAAGGCCGGCATCGTCGAGAAGTCGGGCGCCTGGTTCTCCTACGATTCGATTCGCATCGGTCAGGGGCGTGAGAACTCGAAGAACTACCTGCGCGAGAATCCCGAGGTCTGCGAACGTCTTGAAAAGGCGATCCGCGCCAAGACCGAAGGGCTGGCCGAGGAAATGATGGCAGGCCCCTCGGACGAGGATGGCGCCGAATAA